One Mycolicibacterium fortuitum subsp. fortuitum genomic window carries:
- a CDS encoding glucosyl-3-phosphoglycerate synthase translates to MTAIPDLSVADGVVGHRWLTDHSWNRPSWTIAELEAAKGGRTVSVVLPALNEEETVASVVETITPLLGGLVDELIVLDSGSTDDTEIRAVAAGARVVSREVALPEIPPQPGKGEVLWRSLAATTGDLIAFVDSDLIDPDPMFVPKLLGPLLTTDGVHLVKGFYRRPLKVSGAEDANGGGRVTELVARPLLASLRPELNCVLQPLGGEYAGTRELLTSVPFAPGYGVEIGLLVDTYDRLGLDAIAQVNLGVRAHRNRPLTELASMSRQVIATLLSRCGIADSGMGLTQFYADGDDFTPRVSSVSLADRPPMVTLRPR, encoded by the coding sequence GTGACCGCAATACCTGATCTGTCCGTCGCCGACGGCGTCGTCGGCCACCGCTGGCTGACCGACCACAGCTGGAACCGGCCGAGCTGGACCATCGCCGAGCTGGAGGCCGCCAAGGGCGGCCGCACGGTGTCGGTGGTCCTGCCCGCCCTGAACGAGGAAGAAACGGTCGCGTCCGTCGTCGAGACCATCACCCCGTTGCTCGGCGGGCTGGTCGACGAGCTGATCGTGCTCGATTCGGGCTCCACCGACGACACCGAGATCCGTGCGGTCGCCGCCGGGGCCCGCGTCGTCAGCCGTGAGGTGGCGTTGCCCGAGATCCCGCCGCAGCCGGGCAAGGGCGAGGTGTTGTGGCGGTCGCTGGCCGCCACCACCGGCGACCTCATCGCCTTCGTCGACTCCGACCTGATCGATCCCGACCCGATGTTCGTACCCAAGCTGCTGGGCCCGCTGCTCACCACCGACGGTGTGCATCTGGTCAAGGGGTTCTACCGGCGGCCGTTGAAGGTCAGCGGCGCCGAGGACGCCAACGGCGGCGGCCGGGTCACGGAATTGGTGGCGCGGCCGCTGCTGGCCTCACTGCGCCCCGAGCTCAACTGCGTGTTGCAGCCGCTGGGCGGCGAATACGCGGGCACTCGTGAACTACTGACCTCCGTACCGTTCGCGCCTGGCTACGGCGTGGAGATCGGCCTGCTGGTCGACACGTACGACCGGCTCGGCCTGGACGCCATCGCGCAGGTGAACCTCGGCGTCAGGGCCCACCGCAACCGGCCGTTGACCGAGCTGGCCTCGATGAGCCGGCAGGTCATCGCGACCCTGCTGTCACGCTGCGGGATAGCCGATTCGGGCATGGGGCTGACGCAGTTCTACGCCGACGGTGACGACTTCACGCCGAGGGTGTCATCGGTGTCCCTGGCCGACCGCCCGCCCATGGTCACCCTGCGCCCGCGCTAG
- the folP gene encoding dihydropteroate synthase, which translates to MAIVNRTPDSFYDRGATFTDDAAKAAAQRVIEEGADVIDVGGVKAGPGSTVDAEEEIARVVPFIEWLRAAYPDQLISVDTWRAAVAKQACAAGADLINDTWAGADPGLPEVAAEFGAGLVCSHTGGAVPRTRPFRVNYGITQHGVVDDVIAEVTAAAERAVATGVPRDRILIDPTHDFGKNTHHGLSLLRHVKDLVKTGWPVLMALSNKDFVGETLGVDLTERLEGTLAATALAAADGAAMFRVHEVGPTRRVLEMVASIQGVRAPARTVRGLA; encoded by the coding sequence ATGGCGATTGTGAACCGGACGCCTGATTCGTTCTACGACCGCGGGGCGACCTTCACCGACGATGCGGCCAAGGCAGCGGCGCAGCGCGTGATCGAGGAGGGCGCCGATGTCATCGACGTGGGTGGGGTCAAGGCAGGCCCGGGCAGCACGGTCGACGCCGAAGAGGAGATCGCCCGCGTCGTGCCGTTCATCGAATGGCTGCGCGCCGCCTACCCCGACCAGCTGATCAGTGTCGATACCTGGCGCGCGGCGGTGGCCAAACAGGCCTGTGCGGCCGGGGCCGATCTGATCAACGACACCTGGGCCGGCGCGGATCCGGGCTTGCCCGAGGTGGCCGCCGAATTCGGGGCCGGCCTGGTCTGCTCACACACCGGCGGGGCGGTACCGCGCACCCGCCCGTTCCGGGTGAACTACGGGATCACCCAACACGGCGTCGTCGACGACGTCATCGCCGAGGTGACCGCGGCGGCCGAGCGGGCGGTGGCAACAGGTGTTCCTCGGGATCGGATCCTGATCGACCCGACCCACGATTTCGGTAAAAACACTCATCACGGTCTTAGTTTGTTGCGTCACGTAAAAGATCTTGTTAAGACCGGATGGCCTGTGCTGATGGCACTGAGCAACAAGGATTTTGTCGGGGAGACTCTGGGTGTGGATCTGACCGAACGCCTGGAGGGCACCCTGGCCGCGACGGCACTGGCCGCCGCGGATGGAGCCGCGATGTTTCGGGTACACGAGGTCGGACCCACACGGCGCGTGCTGGAGATGGTCGCGTCGATCCAGGGAGTGCGGGCACCCGCACGAACAGTGAGGGGGCTCGCGTGA
- the fadD6 gene encoding long-chain-acyl-CoA synthetase FadD6: MTDQKSGTRSSVGLLDLASQVPGLLMDAPVIVRGVVTGMMARPTAKTSIGKVFQERAAQYADRVFLKFGDERITYREANETVNRYAAVLAAKGVGHGDVVGVMLRNSPDAVLLMLAIVKCGAVAGMLNYHQRGKVLAHSIGLLDATAVVAESDLIEHVTECGAEAKGLITVEELRRLASTAPTTNPASTSAVLAKDKAFYIFTSGTTGMPKASVMTHYRWLRALAGFGGLGLRLHSDDTLYCCLPLYHNNALTVSVGSALNSGAALALGKSFSASRFWDEVISYDATAFVYIGEICGYLLNQPPKPTDRAHKVRVIVGNGLRPAIWDEFTQRFGIPRVCEFYAASEGNTAFVNVFNVSKSTGICPSPVAFVEYDADSGEPARGADGRLRKVKRGEPGLMLSKINALQPFDGYTDKAASEKKLVRNAFKDGDVWFNTGDLMRSQGLGHAAFADRLGDTFRWKGENVATTEVEAAVASNPLIEECTVFGVEVPGAGGRAGMAAVQLKDGKEFDGKALADAFYGHLPAYAVPLFVRVVPELAHTSTFKSQKVDLRKQGYGADIEDPLYVLAGRDEGYVPFYPEYPDEVTAGKRPN; this comes from the coding sequence ATGACCGATCAGAAATCGGGCACCAGGAGCAGCGTCGGCCTACTCGACCTCGCCAGCCAGGTACCCGGTCTGCTCATGGATGCGCCGGTCATCGTGCGAGGTGTGGTCACCGGAATGATGGCCCGGCCGACCGCCAAGACGTCGATCGGCAAGGTTTTCCAGGAGCGGGCCGCGCAGTACGCCGACCGGGTTTTCCTCAAGTTCGGCGACGAGCGCATCACCTACCGGGAAGCCAACGAGACCGTCAACCGGTACGCCGCCGTTCTCGCCGCCAAGGGCGTCGGCCACGGCGACGTGGTCGGTGTGATGCTGCGTAACTCGCCCGATGCCGTGCTGCTCATGTTGGCGATCGTCAAATGCGGCGCCGTGGCGGGCATGCTCAACTACCACCAGCGCGGCAAGGTGCTGGCCCACAGCATCGGGCTGCTCGACGCCACGGCCGTGGTCGCGGAGTCCGACCTGATCGAGCACGTCACCGAATGCGGTGCCGAGGCGAAGGGCCTGATCACGGTCGAGGAGCTGCGCCGGCTGGCCTCGACCGCGCCGACCACCAACCCCGCGAGCACCTCGGCGGTGCTCGCCAAGGACAAGGCCTTCTACATCTTCACCTCGGGCACCACCGGGATGCCCAAGGCCAGCGTCATGACCCACTACCGGTGGCTGCGGGCACTGGCCGGGTTCGGCGGGCTGGGACTGCGGCTGCACAGCGACGACACGCTCTACTGCTGCCTGCCGCTCTACCACAACAATGCGCTGACGGTGTCGGTCGGTTCGGCGCTGAACTCGGGTGCCGCGCTGGCGCTCGGCAAGTCGTTCTCGGCCTCCCGGTTCTGGGACGAGGTCATCTCCTACGACGCCACCGCGTTCGTGTACATCGGTGAGATCTGCGGCTATCTGCTCAACCAGCCGCCCAAGCCGACCGACCGCGCGCACAAGGTCCGCGTCATCGTCGGCAACGGGCTGCGCCCGGCCATCTGGGACGAGTTCACCCAGCGCTTCGGCATCCCGCGCGTCTGCGAGTTCTACGCCGCCAGTGAGGGCAACACCGCGTTCGTCAACGTTTTCAACGTCTCGAAGTCCACCGGCATCTGCCCGAGCCCCGTCGCCTTCGTCGAATACGACGCCGACAGTGGCGAACCGGCCCGCGGGGCCGATGGACGCCTGCGCAAGGTCAAGCGCGGCGAGCCCGGTCTGATGCTGTCCAAGATCAATGCGCTGCAGCCGTTCGACGGCTACACCGACAAAGCGGCCAGCGAGAAGAAGCTGGTCCGCAACGCGTTCAAGGACGGCGACGTCTGGTTCAACACCGGCGACCTGATGCGGTCCCAGGGGCTCGGCCACGCCGCGTTCGCCGACCGGCTCGGAGACACCTTCCGGTGGAAGGGCGAGAACGTCGCCACCACGGAGGTCGAGGCCGCCGTCGCCAGCAACCCGCTGATCGAGGAGTGCACCGTGTTCGGGGTCGAGGTGCCCGGTGCGGGCGGCCGCGCCGGCATGGCCGCGGTTCAGCTGAAAGATGGCAAGGAGTTCGACGGCAAGGCCCTGGCCGACGCGTTCTACGGCCACCTGCCGGCGTATGCGGTGCCGCTGTTCGTTCGCGTCGTCCCTGAACTGGCGCACACCTCGACCTTCAAGAGCCAGAAGGTCGACCTGCGTAAACAGGGTTACGGTGCTGACATCGAGGACCCGTTGTACGTGCTGGCGGGCCGCGACGAGGGCTACGTGCCGTTCTACCCCGAATATCCCGACGAGGTGACGGCGGGCAAGCGGCCGAATTAG
- a CDS encoding TIGR00730 family Rossman fold protein: MSGETDREFAVCVYCASGPTHPELLALASEVGVAIAKRGWTLVSGGGNVSAMGAVARAARSSNGRTVGVIPKALVHRELADVDAAELVVTDTMRERKKEMEDRSDAFIALPGGIGTLEEFFEAWTAGYLGMHEKPVVLLDPFGHYDGLLSWLRGLVASGYVSEAALDRLIVVDEVSSALEACDPVT, from the coding sequence GTGTCCGGTGAAACTGACCGCGAGTTTGCGGTGTGTGTCTATTGCGCCTCGGGTCCCACGCATCCCGAGCTGCTGGCATTGGCCAGCGAGGTCGGCGTGGCGATCGCCAAGCGGGGATGGACGTTGGTCTCGGGCGGCGGCAATGTCTCCGCGATGGGGGCGGTGGCCAGGGCAGCGCGTTCGAGCAACGGACGCACCGTCGGTGTGATCCCCAAGGCTCTCGTTCACCGTGAGCTCGCCGACGTCGACGCCGCTGAGCTCGTGGTCACCGACACGATGCGGGAACGCAAGAAGGAGATGGAGGACCGCTCCGACGCGTTCATCGCGCTGCCCGGCGGCATCGGCACCCTCGAGGAGTTCTTCGAGGCCTGGACAGCGGGCTACCTCGGGATGCACGAGAAGCCGGTGGTACTGCTCGACCCGTTCGGCCACTACGACGGCTTGTTGTCCTGGTTGCGTGGGTTGGTCGCCTCCGGTTACGTGAGTGAGGCGGCGCTGGATCGGCTGATCGTCGTCGACGAGGTGTCCTCTGCGCTGGAGGCGTGCGACCCGGTTACCTAG
- a CDS encoding TetR/AcrR family transcriptional regulator translates to MTDTDDQPARLSRESILDSAIELIDREGLAKLTMRRLGTACGVEAMALYRYVHSRGDLLTGVVNHIVDRLYADQLAARRQEDGWQDFLLRLAHGVRQIALDHPEVFPLVATEAPEAPWVRPPLRSLRWMETFLETLISYGFDDDAAVAAYRAYTTFLVGQLLLEVSARGVALSPEEAALDHEPRPDTSLADYPNLRRLQPKLAEDHSIDEFEEALEALLDRVESWLN, encoded by the coding sequence ATGACTGACACCGACGATCAACCGGCACGGTTGAGCCGCGAATCCATCCTGGACAGCGCGATCGAGTTGATCGACCGCGAAGGCCTGGCGAAATTGACGATGCGCAGGCTGGGCACGGCCTGCGGCGTCGAGGCCATGGCGCTGTACCGCTATGTGCACAGCCGAGGCGACCTGCTGACCGGCGTCGTCAACCACATCGTCGACCGGCTCTACGCCGATCAGCTCGCGGCGCGCCGACAGGAGGACGGCTGGCAGGACTTCCTGCTGCGGCTCGCCCACGGCGTGCGCCAGATCGCGCTCGACCATCCCGAGGTGTTCCCCCTGGTGGCGACCGAGGCGCCGGAGGCTCCGTGGGTGCGCCCGCCGCTGCGCAGCCTGCGGTGGATGGAGACCTTCCTGGAGACGTTGATCTCCTACGGTTTCGACGATGACGCAGCCGTGGCGGCGTACCGGGCGTACACCACGTTCCTGGTGGGCCAGCTACTTCTCGAGGTGTCGGCACGCGGGGTCGCGCTCAGCCCGGAAGAGGCGGCTCTCGACCACGAGCCACGCCCAGACACGTCGCTGGCCGACTACCCGAACCTGCGACGCCTGCAGCCGAAGCTGGCCGAGGACCACAGCATCGACGAGTTCGAGGAAGCGTTGGAGGCCTTGCTCGACCGCGTCGAATCCTGGCTGAACTGA
- a CDS encoding anti-sigma factor antagonist (This anti-anti-sigma factor, or anti-sigma factor antagonist, belongs to a family that includes characterized members SpoIIAA, RsbV, RsfA, and RsfB.), with the protein MLGFIVESNPQDHELHWTAHPTSEGLIVQVFGQVDAHNEADWQRMLDESAVAVPEGSLLIVDCGSLDFMSCGALVALAKQAVDSRQRGVTVRLVITQPSICRVITECGMDDAVSAHPDLDSALNGGDPP; encoded by the coding sequence ATGCTCGGTTTCATCGTGGAATCGAACCCGCAGGATCACGAGCTGCACTGGACGGCTCACCCCACATCCGAAGGCCTCATCGTTCAGGTCTTCGGACAGGTTGATGCCCACAACGAAGCCGACTGGCAGCGCATGCTCGACGAGTCGGCCGTCGCCGTACCCGAGGGCTCGTTGCTCATCGTCGACTGCGGATCGCTGGATTTCATGAGCTGCGGCGCGCTGGTGGCCCTGGCCAAACAAGCTGTCGACAGCCGCCAGCGAGGCGTCACGGTGCGGCTCGTGATCACGCAGCCGAGCATCTGCCGAGTCATCACCGAATGCGGTATGGACGACGCCGTCTCGGCGCACCCGGATCTCGATTCGGCATTGAACGGTGGCGACCCGCCATAG
- a CDS encoding ATPase AAA translates to MAVDWVIAPRDRVLDGLEAGLHDRCGAALLGPAGVGKSSLARTAAEHLAPDFRRVLWITGTESAAAVPFAAVAHLIDIPSSGKTADVLRAAREALGSELLLIVDDAHLLDRLSAALVYQLAVSGAAKLIVTASAEAPGDVAALWDDHLVNRVEMSPPGHDDARLADQVATFLADLPDHASVVLRQLAVHDPLPLGVLTELTSADAVQAARRCGVVRVDDGLVHCAHPLFLSTIRAAVGGPDLRRLRNAVVERLSAAPQPGVVDRLRVAVMALDSDVALPPDELVAAAGEALRLGDLELSERLARAATMPAGSDFTGLLTLAYALAWQGRGREADTVLGQIEPAGLTEDQLMAWALPQAANQFWMLSEPERATAFLKAIRQRVATPRAQTTLDALAATFAMNAGAPQRALGLALEVLAAPAADDTAVGWAASTAALSCARLGAFDRVDAMAERALAAGHPGLLRFTSGFGQTTALLMTGRLAQAEELAQRITDFTQMLQPGRAVGEVLMADVLLVRGQFDQAIALLRKATATLAPTGYSWGPLAWMLLAQALGQRGMPVEAGKALSRAEARHGLKSMLFAPELALARAWTCSARKDSVGAVTAAREAAKAAERGEQSAVMLRALHDSVRLGDARAVDALARVDLDCVFAQLTSDHARALATGNGTGLAGVASRYRDIGMFAAAEDADRQATA, encoded by the coding sequence ATGGCTGTCGACTGGGTGATCGCACCGCGTGACCGCGTGCTCGACGGCCTGGAGGCGGGCCTGCATGATCGCTGTGGTGCTGCGCTCCTCGGCCCCGCGGGAGTCGGCAAGTCATCGCTCGCCCGTACCGCGGCCGAACATCTCGCACCGGATTTCCGTCGAGTCCTGTGGATCACCGGCACGGAATCGGCTGCAGCAGTTCCCTTTGCGGCCGTGGCACACCTGATCGACATTCCCTCGTCGGGCAAGACCGCCGACGTGTTGCGGGCCGCACGTGAGGCGCTCGGATCCGAGCTGCTACTCATCGTCGACGACGCCCACCTGCTGGACCGGTTGTCAGCAGCGCTGGTGTACCAGCTCGCAGTGAGCGGCGCGGCCAAACTGATCGTCACCGCATCCGCGGAGGCACCCGGCGACGTGGCCGCGTTGTGGGACGACCACTTGGTGAATCGGGTCGAGATGTCCCCGCCTGGCCACGACGACGCGCGGCTGGCCGATCAGGTGGCGACGTTTCTCGCCGACCTACCCGATCACGCCTCCGTGGTTTTGCGCCAGTTGGCGGTGCACGATCCGCTGCCGCTCGGCGTTCTCACCGAACTCACGAGTGCCGATGCCGTACAGGCGGCCCGACGTTGCGGCGTGGTTCGCGTCGATGACGGCCTGGTGCACTGCGCGCATCCGCTGTTTTTGAGCACCATTCGGGCCGCTGTGGGCGGACCGGATCTGCGCCGGCTGCGCAATGCAGTGGTCGAGCGCCTGTCAGCGGCGCCGCAACCGGGAGTGGTCGACCGGCTACGGGTGGCGGTAATGGCATTGGACAGCGACGTCGCCCTGCCCCCGGACGAACTCGTCGCGGCGGCCGGGGAGGCGCTGCGGTTGGGCGACCTGGAATTGAGCGAACGGCTCGCGCGGGCCGCGACGATGCCCGCCGGTTCGGATTTCACCGGACTGCTCACCCTGGCATACGCCTTGGCCTGGCAGGGCCGCGGCCGTGAGGCCGATACCGTGCTGGGCCAGATCGAACCGGCCGGCCTGACTGAGGACCAACTGATGGCGTGGGCGCTGCCGCAGGCGGCCAATCAGTTCTGGATGCTGTCGGAACCCGAGCGCGCCACGGCCTTCCTCAAGGCCATCCGTCAGCGGGTGGCTACGCCGAGGGCGCAGACCACACTCGACGCCCTGGCAGCCACCTTTGCAATGAATGCCGGTGCGCCACAACGAGCTTTGGGTCTGGCCCTGGAGGTGCTGGCCGCGCCCGCAGCCGACGACACCGCGGTGGGCTGGGCAGCCTCCACGGCGGCGTTGAGTTGTGCACGGCTGGGCGCCTTCGACCGGGTGGACGCGATGGCCGAGCGTGCACTGGCGGCAGGGCATCCCGGCCTGTTGCGGTTCACCAGCGGGTTCGGCCAAACCACAGCACTACTGATGACCGGCCGGCTGGCCCAGGCGGAGGAACTGGCCCAGCGCATCACCGATTTCACCCAGATGCTGCAGCCCGGCCGCGCCGTCGGCGAGGTGCTGATGGCCGACGTGCTGCTGGTCCGCGGCCAGTTCGATCAGGCGATCGCCTTGTTACGCAAGGCAACCGCCACGTTGGCACCGACGGGATACTCGTGGGGTCCGCTGGCCTGGATGTTGTTGGCCCAGGCACTCGGTCAACGGGGCATGCCCGTCGAAGCCGGAAAGGCCCTGTCGCGCGCAGAAGCCCGGCACGGGCTCAAGTCGATGCTGTTCGCGCCAGAGTTGGCCTTGGCCCGGGCCTGGACATGTTCTGCCCGTAAGGATTCCGTGGGCGCGGTGACCGCCGCCCGCGAGGCCGCCAAGGCCGCTGAGCGGGGTGAGCAATCCGCCGTGATGCTCCGCGCCTTGCATGACAGCGTGCGCTTGGGAGATGCCCGCGCTGTCGATGCCCTGGCGCGAGTGGACCTGGATTGCGTGTTCGCGCAACTGACGTCGGACCATGCCCGCGCGCTGGCGACCGGGAACGGCACGGGTCTGGCCGGCGTCGCATCCCGCTATCGCGATATCGGCATGTTCGCAGCCGCCGAGGACGCCGACCGTCAGGCGACTGCGTGA
- a CDS encoding type VII secretion target, translating into MNQFVADTGAISKLGSIVGNVSEDMNNFKNTFSGPSDLASSLGPIAFPALNAHGGAMSSRDSALGATQVAAGRMSELLGQASKAYERGDLAAAERLQAQADALGGSRSSGSGSGGGSAPAAGGGGADGAGQMMGQFSQMAGQMMQSVTQPLQGLTQAMTQVPQQVMQGVQGIVEAATQAAGGGGDAVATAADVGGTGAEDAVKANAAGHHSPGDDQGNGAGGGPADPHDGKDDKTDAEHRKHDSEPDAQAEVGASALGYNEQLGNRASAGVQSEDGYGVGPVPTQVHNISPRRQ; encoded by the coding sequence ATGAACCAGTTCGTCGCCGACACGGGCGCCATCAGCAAGTTGGGCAGCATCGTCGGCAATGTCAGTGAAGACATGAACAACTTCAAGAACACCTTCTCCGGGCCGTCGGACCTGGCATCCAGCCTCGGCCCCATCGCGTTCCCGGCGCTGAATGCGCACGGTGGCGCGATGTCATCACGGGACAGCGCCCTCGGTGCGACCCAGGTGGCCGCCGGGAGGATGTCCGAATTGCTCGGTCAGGCGTCGAAGGCCTACGAGCGCGGCGATCTGGCCGCCGCCGAGCGGCTCCAGGCCCAGGCCGATGCACTCGGCGGTTCTCGGTCTTCGGGATCTGGATCCGGTGGAGGCAGCGCTCCGGCGGCCGGCGGTGGCGGTGCCGACGGCGCAGGCCAGATGATGGGCCAGTTCAGCCAGATGGCCGGGCAGATGATGCAGTCGGTCACCCAGCCGCTGCAGGGCCTGACGCAGGCCATGACGCAGGTACCGCAGCAAGTCATGCAGGGCGTGCAGGGCATTGTCGAGGCCGCCACCCAGGCTGCCGGTGGCGGTGGCGATGCCGTCGCCACGGCGGCCGACGTCGGCGGCACAGGAGCCGAGGACGCCGTCAAGGCCAACGCCGCCGGTCACCACAGCCCTGGCGACGACCAGGGCAACGGTGCCGGCGGCGGCCCCGCCGATCCGCACGACGGCAAGGACGACAAGACGGACGCCGAGCATCGCAAGCACGACAGCGAGCCCGACGCCCAGGCCGAGGTGGGCGCCAGCGCCCTTGGGTACAACGAGCAGCTGGGCAACCGGGCCTCTGCCGGTGTGCAGTCCGAAGACGGCTACGGCGTCGGCCCGGTACCGACCCAGGTCCACAACATCAGCCCGCGCCGGCAGTAG